Genomic segment of Coffea arabica cultivar ET-39 chromosome 1e, Coffea Arabica ET-39 HiFi, whole genome shotgun sequence:
GTTGCTGATTTGGGTGGTTGtgtccattttttcttttcttttcttttagggataatttcggaAACCTCTCCTAATGTTTTCGACAATTTCACTGAACTTTCctaggttttaaaaattacacatatttCCCTTGATgtgatagttttagtaacaaaattttaaaataaaattgatttggtcaaatttttaaatgaatacccaaaaatgTCCTTGTATAATAAgttttaatttacttttctgtagaattataagattatctaatgtaattaaaagaaaaaggtgCCGAATTTTTCATGTTCATACCTACTATCTGATAaacaattataataataattttatcattaTGATAGGATATTTTTTATGGTATTTTATcatggatttagatttataagatagaaataaaatattgaaataattgatttagagtttataaatttttttagtaATGGGATTATCCTAATTTAGTAGTGATTTTGGGcaatttctttttgatttattattaattttaatatcaaaaaatagaaaacaaagattagTAAAATACATCAGATTACCTATAAATTTAActcatcaaaaaaatcattagtttgatatttggttgcaaTAAAAACTAGAGATAATAGtggtaattttacaattttattggcaaaaaattaaaataaaaaggaataagaaggaaaaataatgaaaaataattttaaagtcattctaagtataagcatACTAAACAagagaatttcattaaaatatttaagggtagtattatcattttaaatgataaaggaggtatgtgtaatttttcaaatctcagaggactcaataaaattatcaaaaaccttaggggaggtttctgaaattatcccttcctTTTAATGCTACTTGGTTTGTTTACTACTATTAACTGTACCTAACGCAAGGAAATCTGTGCTGTGAATGAGTAAAATCTTAGCCATTCACTTGCATTACTACCTCTGCTAGGGCCCCAACTCCACCATCACCTTCACCTTCACCTTCACCTTCACCAGATGGCAGGTGCCACCCAGAAGCCTTTTGCGGGAATATATCTACTACAGTGGAATTGGAATGTAAATTTGCAGCAGGCTTGGTAAGAGGGTATCGGATTCGGGGAATGGAATGAACCCCATAAATGGTGTTTTGTTCACTGGAATGGGAATTGAAATCttggaatgatttctaaaaatttggtgtttctCCATTCCCAAGTATTTTGGTGGGGTTTGTTCGATTCCCAAGTTtgattccaagaaacaaatccaattacatattataattatacaatgatataattaatatttatatatattatatattataatatatacatatataaaatatattataattataatattagtacattatataaatatatattataattatttagttaaatataattatatttatataatatatattataaatttattaatattatataataatatatttataatatatatgtatatctataaatgtatattatatgtgcatataattaaaataaatacatgtatataatattaataaattatataattatatttatatttattattttaaatataataatatataataactaTATCTAATTAATatgcattatatttatataaaatattagtacaattaatatttatatattatataattataattatataattatattataactttcatataattataattaattatatataatatttaatttaattagttacaaacttataataatgatattattatattattatattatatattataattatttagttaaatataattatacttatataatatatattataaatttattaatattatataataatatatttataatatatatgtatatttataaatgtatattatatgtgcgtataattataatatatacatgtatgtaatattaataaattatataattataataattattattattttaaatataataatatataataacaactatatttaatatgtaatatatattacatttatataaaatatttgtatagttaatatttatatatattatataattataattgtatatttatattataacatttgtatatttatatttaattatatataatatttaatttaattagttacaaacttataataataataatattagttatatatattatataatgtatattaatttgtgtaatataattaatattatcaattatactaataattatacatgtttactaataaaaattattaatcagttagactaaatttactaatacatttatactaatatatttaattagtaaaaatttcttatatctcatttacaaagagccaataactatcatttacaatgtgatttataatatatttattatattccattccgaaagagtcgacgaaccaaacatcaactatagtaatgatACACATTCCAGGTACTTAAACCAAACAAATGTATTGGAATGAATGacctcattccaaacccaagatATCCGATTCCGAATCCGAATCCAATTCCGATGTGCGAACCAAACGCCACCTAAATACTCatatcaataaataaataaataaataaaagtccATGATGAGGTCATCAAAATTATCTATCTTTGCTGGAAAAATGGTCGGAACTCTGAACCTAGGACTCCAAACCACTACGTACTGCCACGTCATGCACGTGGCACTAGCCCACAACGCGAACGCAACTGCAGATTAATTAAcactaaaataaaaactaactgcatagtaaatttttatttttattttttttgttttccggATAAGCTCATCAGTGCTGACAGAGTGACAGAAACTTCTTTTAAATTGAAAGCTTAAATGGCAAGCTAGCGGAAGCAATCTCTTAGTACATTTTCTTGCGGGAGTCCAGGCCCCTCTCTCCGTCTCAGTTCCTTAAACACGTAGACGGGGAGGAAAGGAAGCAATCATCATTCATCAATGGGCGGAGATAGAATTTTCTCCAACAATTTATCATCTGGTACCGGTATTTTTATCATCTACATACAGCTTTTCAGAGGTGAAAGTAAAAATTCTAATTCTGCTAGTATTTGAATTGCAGAAGACTTGGATCGTGAGTCTGAGTTCCCAGATCCATCACTTGATTTACCTACTTTTCTAAGGTTGGTAATTTTAGTTTCTTGATcgcttgaagaaaaaaaaaaatttcgtttctttttccttctaacGGGGGTGCTGATGACTAGTTTGATTTGGGTTCAGTGAGGACGGTTGGGGTGCCAAGGTGGAGACTGAGTCAGTGTTAAACCAGGAGGTTGGCTTGCTTTCTGGGGAATTTGGGGAAGTGGGTCATCAAAAGTCTTCCAAGTCAGTGACTTTTGAGGCCTGTCAGAGGCGGATACGCGCCATTTACGCTGAAGTTTTGGGCAGTTATGAGGAACTGCAGCGTCGGACTGGGAGTTTGGAGGAGGCCAAGAATAGAATATTGAGGTAACATTTAGTAAATGCGACTTTTGGGCCTATTATGCCTTGCTGTTTGATGGTGATGTAGATatgttcattttttgttttcccattaTCATTCTGGAGTTTGCAAATCATAACCATTTACTACTTTCTTGATAAATTAAAGGAGAACCAGATTATACTTGAGAAAGTGCAAAGTTTTGGAGTTAATGAAGAATTCATAACTTGCATTGCGTCATGAATGATACTTTTGCCCGGAATTATCATGTAGTATTAATCACAACGTCGAAATCATGAACTGAAGGTTTTCTGTATGGGATGCCGGATTTTAAGTCTGAATCAGGTTTTGCCTTGGGCTTTTCTCTCGTTTAGCTGATTTGATCCATGTGCATCTACTACAGTCGAAAATTTGCCATCTTTCATGTGACTATTCAATGAAGTGAAGATTCTGTTGTAGTATGGCAATTTTAATCACTCAATATCAGGAATACAGTCTGCTTCttactcgtgacataatttggTATCTATAGCACAATGTACTTGAGCTAGCAATACTGAGATTCAAAATGCATTTGTGCTGCTGAAgttgtttctttcctttctcaGTTATACTCCAGGCTCATGGATACGAAAGTTTGGTGGCAGCAAATTGGGGGACTATCATGTGCCAGAGATAACATCACTCCTATTAGTTGGTCCTAAGGGATCTGGAAAAAGCAGTCTCATAAACAAAATATCCCGGGTGCTTGAGAATGACAAATATGCACCAGAAAGAGCTCAAGTATCATGTACTTTCCGTAGTTATGTCCAATTTCTTTAGATGCAATTCTGTAGAACTTGACATCATTTGACCAAAGTTTCATGGTTAAATGTTGCTTCTTCTTGCCAGATAATTCATCTGCTGGAGAAGGGACCTATTTCCTCCAGGAGTATGAAATCCCAAGAGGATCAAATTCTTTCTGCTTGTATGATACTCGTTGTTTGTCTGATGATTCATCTGAAAACACAAAAATCTTCAAGCAATGGATGACAAAGGGAGTTCGCAATGGGGAACTAGTTAAAAGGTCTAAAAGATTGTGTTGTAAATCTGTATGCATGCTAATATGACTGAGCAGACGCATATTTTTATTGAAAGGTTCTAGAATCTGGTCATTATGCAACTCTCTGGCTGACATATTTTGTTTGTCAGGCCTTCTGATGGTGCAATTGTAAAagctaccattaaatccaaagCTCGCCGTAGTGGTAACCTTTCTGGTAAGGCCAGGGTGGTTAACTTTGTTGTAATGGTTGTTAATGGGCTCTCAGTATTGGAATCGATGGACAGCTACGATGAAGGAAAAAAACTGTACAATCAAATGATTGCTAAAGAGTTCAACAATCCATACTTATCATTTAAAGGTAATTTTCAACACACTGAATTTTGCATTGCATTTACCTATTGGGAATATTCCTTCCTGGAATAGAAATTGTAACTACCATGGGTTTCCAGTTCTCTGAAAGGGGAAGTTGTTTAAGATTCAAATAATTGGCTGTGTATGGTTTCTCAAGAACTCATGTTGTTTTGTCCAGCTCTCATATATGCTATGCTGTGTCTCTCCTTCGTTCTCATTTGGAGAAGATAAATATTGCTGGATGCAGAATAAACTTTGACCAACAAACGAGTTCTTTGTCATTGCCATTACAGCTACATCACCTCCTTAACGCATTTAACTCTTTAGTAACCATGTCTCAgtgtcttttcttctttttggttattttggttacttttggATGACAGATCCCAACACATTTACTTTGATTTCCATTCAAAAAATTGATTAAACTGTTAtccattttctctcttttttcttttctgcccCTCTCTTGAAGTGGTTTCTTTTCCCTCTGGACAGATGACAAGCCTGTTGTTGTCGTTACTCATGGAGATCTGCTTGCTCTTTCCGATCGTGTTAGAGTACGTGTCTACTTGGGTGAGCTGTTGGGCATCCCACCAAAAACGCAAGTTTTTGACATTGCTGGTGATCTGCTGAGAAAGTCTTCCTGTTATTGAACTTGATAAATAATAAACCTTTAGCTCATTAGTTCCTCGTCGACTGTTGTTTTTGCAGACTGCAATGACTCAGCAACTGAGTTGACAATAGCTGATCTTTTGTGCTATTGTCTTGAGCATGCTGATAAAAATCTTCCTCCCAATGCCGGCAAGGTCTGAGATTCTTGTCAACAATTGCATAGAAGGGTCTACATGTGTCTCTCTATTTCCACTTTTCCCATTTTAAGAGCATTTGGGTGGCATGAGGTTTCAGAAGTCATGTTTGCATGATTCCTCTCTTGATGTTATGTTTATGGATAACTGCACCCCCTTCAAATGCATGAACTCCAGTCTACTTGCTGAATACTGACGTAAGTTGAAAATGTCATGCAGATGCATACAACATCTCTCCGGGCATATCTGTTGCTGTTAATGGTGCTTGGTATTGGAATTATTTTTGCGTGGATGCAGAGTGGATGTTTTCATCGTCACAGCGCGCCTCCTCCCTCACACGTTGCTTTCGATTGGCATACAATTCGACACTTGTGGTTGGGCGTGGACTATGATTAGTTCACGGATCTCACTTTGTCAACCGCGTCATGTTAATAGAAGCTACTAATATACGTATTCTGAAtagttgtgtgtgtgtgtgtatatacatacatatatatatatatatatatatatatatatgcgacAGCCGTCTGCAATTATTGTTGATTTTACCTTCGAAAGCTCTGAATGGTGCGGTTGGCTGTG
This window contains:
- the LOC113713452 gene encoding uncharacterized protein, producing the protein MGGDRIFSNNLSSEDLDRESEFPDPSLDLPTFLSEDGWGAKVETESVLNQEVGLLSGEFGEVGHQKSSKSVTFEACQRRIRAIYAEVLGSYEELQRRTGSLEEAKNRILSYTPGSWIRKFGGSKLGDYHVPEITSLLLVGPKGSGKSSLINKISRVLENDKYAPERAQVSYNSSAGEGTYFLQEYEIPRGSNSFCLYDTRCLSDDSSENTKIFKQWMTKGVRNGELVKRPSDGAIVKATIKSKARRSGNLSGKARVVNFVVMVVNGLSVLESMDSYDEGKKLYNQMIAKEFNNPYLSFKDDKPVVVVTHGDLLALSDRVRVRVYLGELLGIPPKTQVFDIADCNDSATELTIADLLCYCLEHADKNLPPNAGKMHTTSLRAYLLLLMVLGIGIIFAWMQSGCFHRHSAPPPSHVAFDWHTIRHLWLGVDYD